GATAATAATTGAATTTTCTTGTTCATATTTTCTTTATTTGAAAAAATATAACGGATTTTACTTATTATTAGAAGCCATATAACTTCCTAATAAAGCTTTCCCCGACTGTTTTGGGAAAGTTCTGCCCAGTCTGAATATATTAAACAGCCAAAGGCTTTGATAAACTTGTAAGTTGTATTTATAATTCTTCGTTGTATTGTTCTCAGCTACATCATAACTATAACCAATATCGTATGGAAATCCTGAAGGCAGCAATCCGACAGTGATTATGCTTCCAATCATTGCATTTCCGCATGAAGGAGTACGCGTCATCATCGGATGCAGGGTTATTTTAGCTGCATGAGTACTGTCTTCTACAATTTCATAAATTCCAGAATGTTTTAAAATATCAAACTCTTGCTTAAGCTCTTTATTCATCACAAAAGCCTTTTGCTTTGGAAAATCTGCCTTTGCATGGCGATATTCCTTAGGGTAAGCATTGTATGATGGTATGCAGCTCCAAAGGGAAGCCGAGACTAAGAAAGAATATGCAGAAATTTTAAACGCTCTCATCTTTTATTTCTTGATCTGCTTTTTAACTTCTTTAGCTTCTGCAACAATTTCCGGGAAGTCCTTATAGTTGGCAATGATCTGATCACAGGTATAACTTGCCTGATAATTATCTTTCAGACCAATGTAGTTTTTAGCCATCAGCACCAGGGCTTTTGCTCCCCAATATTCTTCTGATGAATAATTATTTGCCAGCTTAAAGATTGTCTCATTGGAAGACTTGAATGCCTTTCCTTTGTTCTGATAGTAAGCTTTTGCATAGAATGCTTCTGCAGCTACCGAAGTATTGGAAGACTTTTCAAGAGAAGTATAGGCAGCCTGCGCATCTTTATCTTTCCCTGAATTCATAAGACTTCTTGCCTTGATCACTTTTGCTGTTTCAATAACTGCTGCTGAGTTTTTAGAATTGGCAATTACCGCATTGGCCAGCTTTTCAGCTTCCGAGAAGTTCTTTTCATCTGCATACAGCTTCATCAGCTCAACATTGGCGTAGTTTTTAATACCAATATCTGAAGAGTTTCTGATCCCTTCAAGATATTTCTTGGCTTCAGCAGTATTTCCCTGTGCAACAAAAATCTGCGCCAAACGGGTTTGGGCATCATCCTGATAGTCATTCTGAACGCCTGCTACTTCTTGTAAAACAAGCAATGCTTTAGTTGAATTATTGGTTTGATAATAACTTTCTCCCAGTTCATATTTAGCCTGATAAAGACCTTCTCCGGTAGGATTCTGCGTCAGATATTTCTCATAGTAAGAAATTGCATTTTTATAGTCTTTCTTTGCAAAATACTGCTTACCGGTAGACAGGTTGATCTCATCGATTTCTGAAGCGTCAACATTCACCCCGATATTTCTGGCAAAATTTTCATATCCTGCAACATCTCCGTTTTTCGTGAAGAGCGGTTTAGCAGCCTGTACGATTTTTTGAGCATATGCAGTATTTTTATACTGATCTCCCAGAGATTTCAGTTCAGAAAGTGCTTTATCATTCTGGTTCTGGTCAATGTAATTCTGCGCTCTGTAGATAGATGCATTTGCAATCAGATCTTTATCTGAAGATGTTTTGATCACTTTTCCGAAATAATCATTTGAATTTGCAAAATCATCCTGAGCTGCATAGGCTGTCCCTATTTCATATTGTGCATCATCATAATATTCAGAGTCCGGATATTTGGAAAGAAGTCCTTTAAGATTAGTGATCTTCGCCTGTGTATCTCCTTTGAAGCCTAAAGCCATTGCTTTCTGATAAAGCGTATAGTCTGTTGCATCTGCATTTTTATCATAGATGGCTATTGCCTCATTCAGGTCATTATTCGCATAATGAATATCTGCCAGACGAAGTTCCGCATCATTTTTAAATTCCGGTTTCGGGTTTGCCAGATACTGTTTGAAGTAAGTTGCTGCCTGATCGAATTTTTTAGATTTAAAGTAAGCATACCCTAAGTCGTAAGGTAGCTGCTGCTTTTCAGGAAAATTCTCGTTAAGAAGTTTTTCATAACGTACAATCGCAGACGGATAGTTCCCTTTCTGATAATAAACCTGTGCTAGCCAATATAAAGCTCTGCTGTTAAATTCTTTATTGATATTGAAACCAAGACTTCTTAAGAAATATTTCTCAGCTTCATCATAATTTCCTTTGTTAAATTCTTCTGTACCCAATAAGTAAGAAACTTCCTGATCTACCTTATTGATATCAGGAGTAGAACTCTGCAGCCTGTCAATAGCATTCAGTGTTTCTTTATAGTTACCGGAATACAGATATGATTTTACCAATAGTGATCTCATTTCTGAACCATTGGCTGCATTCTGATTTTCATTGATGTAACTTTGAATAACCGCAGAAGGGCTCTCAAACGGGTTACCGATATCATAGCTTAACTTTGCATACTGCTCATGTGCCAGTTTTTTCACTTTAGCATCATAATCCATCTGATAAGAGGAACGGAATGCTGAAAGTGCCTCCTGTTTTTTATCTACTGCCAGATAAGCATTTCCCAATTGGTAATAGGCATTCTGTGATAATGCAGAGTTACTGTTCAGAAGCTGGTTGTAATAAGAAACCGCCTCATCATATTTTTTCAACTGAGCAGCAACGAATCCCATTTCATACAAATCATTTTCAGACGGGTTCTGCTGGACACTAAGATAATCTTTCAAATGGGGATAGGCAGAAGTATAATCATTTTTCATGAAATAACTTTCTCCGATGATCTTATGAACCTCTGCTTTGTAAGAATCTGAAATATTCTCGCTCAGTAAAGCATTTCCTTCAGAAATAGCCTTGTCATAGTTCTTATCATTATAATACATCTGTACATAATAAGGACGAACCAGTTTTGAGAATTTATCCTGATTTTTTATAGAATCAAAATACTGAAAAGCTTTATCATTCTGTCTGTTGCTGTAATAAAGGTGACCCAGCATATAGGCAATATCCCCTTTCTGAGAATGGTCAGCCGATTTATAAGCTTCTTCCAAAGCATCAGTAGCTCCTTTAGAATCTCCGGTCATGAACTTGGCATAACCAAGCTTCAGGATATACTGGGTATTCTCTTCTTTTGAAAGCTGATACTGATTTACTTTTTTCAAAGTTTCCAATGCTTTGTCAAAATCTTTTTTAGCAAGATAATAATCTGCCAAAGGCAAGTTGGCCTGAGCAAAATAAGCAGAATTCGGATATTCTTTCATGAAGGCCGTTAACCCTTCTTCAGCATGATTCTTCTGAAGGATAACACCAATCACATTATCAAAAAACTGCGCCGCCTCCTTTTTCGAACGCGACAAATTCTGATTGTAGAAATATTGTCTTGCGTATTCGTATTGGGAGGCGTTGTATATCTTGGTCTGGTAAAGATTTTCAGCTAGATTGAATCTGTAATTTTCTTTCTGTGTAAAATATTGGGACTGCTGAGCTTCGGAGATTCCGAAATACATCACAGCAGCCGCTAAAAGTATTTTTTTTGATTTCATTCTTCTTGATATAAGAAAATTAGTCTAAATAAGTTAACGAAAATATTAAAAACTTATTGTTTAAACAAGTTTTAACAGATTTAATGTCTAAAATATAGATTTAACAAGTCAGAAATCAATTCACTATTTTATGATAAAATTTCTTACTTTAGCCTGCTAAAAAATAAACAATTTCAGTCATCAATTATCAAAAACATATTTTGATCTGATACTTTTTCAACAGAAGCTAAAAACATACCATAAACGTACTACCGAATGAAATTTAAGATACTTTTAGCATTAATTTTTGTAAATCTGATGCAGGCACAGAAGTTTTACTTCCCGAAAACAGCAGCAACTGACTCAGCCATTTTAGAAAAACAGATGCCTGAACTCGCTTTACAGGTAATTGCGCAACATCAGTCACCTAAGAATAAGCCAAAATATACGGTTACCTTTCTGGATAATCTTTTCCGCTTACAGATCGCTGCAAAAGATTACAAAAACTCTATTACCACTTTGTCTGAATACCGTAAAGAATATGCTGACCATAATATGGCGGGGAACAAATTCCTTGCTTATGAAATTTACAGTATGGCCAAATTGCTGGAAAAGGATCAAAAAATGGTTTTCTCTAATGCTCTGCAGTCTGCATTCAATACAAAATATGAAAGTCTCCCGGTTCCACTGACTGCCAAAATAGGCTCCATTATTAATGGTGATGTAAATGACTATAAAAATACGCTGAAAAAATCCCTTGCCAAGCAGACTGATAAAGATAGTATAAATTACGCCTCGGCTCTTGCTTTGTGCAAAAATTATGTAAACTATAAAACCTATTCCGGCATTATCCCTCAGACATTAAAGTTGCTGAAGGTAAAAGAACAGGAAAAATTCATCATTGAAACAAAGAAACTCAGTTTAAAAAACGGAAACACACTTACCGTTACCATTGTCCGAAAAAAAGAAAACACCTCTCCCCTTCCCGTTATTCTTACCAATAATATTTATGCCGGAGAACTGGTGGATGAAGGCTTAGGTAAAAGGGCAGCGATCTATAATTATGTAGGAGCTATTGTTAATACCCGTGGAAAAAGAGACAGCGACGGAATAAATAATCCATTTGAGCATGACTCCGAGGACCTGTATGAAGTAATAGACTGGGTAAGCAAACAACCCTGGAGTAATGGAAAAGTGGGAATGATCGGCGGAAGTTATTTAGGTTTCAGCCAGTGGGCCGCTGTAAAAAAGCTGCATCCTGCGCTGAAAACTATTGTACCGCAGGTAGCTGTGGGAATAGGAATAGACTATCCTGCTCAAAACAATGTATTCATGAGCTATATGATGCAGTGGATCCGCTATGTCACCAATAATAAGCTGGCTGATGATAAAGACTTTAACAATTATACAAAATGGGACTCTATCAATACAGCATGGTACAAAAGCGGAAAATCATTCAGAGCCCTGGATTCTATAAGCGGCAAGCCAAATAAAATCTTCCAAAGATGGCTGGATCACCCCGGTTATGACAAATACTGGCAAAGAATGATTCCTTATAAAAATGATTTTGCTAAAATCAACATTCCTGTTTTAAC
This genomic window from Chryseobacterium sp. MEBOG06 contains:
- a CDS encoding tetratricopeptide repeat protein, which codes for MKSKKILLAAAVMYFGISEAQQSQYFTQKENYRFNLAENLYQTKIYNASQYEYARQYFYNQNLSRSKKEAAQFFDNVIGVILQKNHAEEGLTAFMKEYPNSAYFAQANLPLADYYLAKKDFDKALETLKKVNQYQLSKEENTQYILKLGYAKFMTGDSKGATDALEEAYKSADHSQKGDIAYMLGHLYYSNRQNDKAFQYFDSIKNQDKFSKLVRPYYVQMYYNDKNYDKAISEGNALLSENISDSYKAEVHKIIGESYFMKNDYTSAYPHLKDYLSVQQNPSENDLYEMGFVAAQLKKYDEAVSYYNQLLNSNSALSQNAYYQLGNAYLAVDKKQEALSAFRSSYQMDYDAKVKKLAHEQYAKLSYDIGNPFESPSAVIQSYINENQNAANGSEMRSLLVKSYLYSGNYKETLNAIDRLQSSTPDINKVDQEVSYLLGTEEFNKGNYDEAEKYFLRSLGFNINKEFNSRALYWLAQVYYQKGNYPSAIVRYEKLLNENFPEKQQLPYDLGYAYFKSKKFDQAATYFKQYLANPKPEFKNDAELRLADIHYANNDLNEAIAIYDKNADATDYTLYQKAMALGFKGDTQAKITNLKGLLSKYPDSEYYDDAQYEIGTAYAAQDDFANSNDYFGKVIKTSSDKDLIANASIYRAQNYIDQNQNDKALSELKSLGDQYKNTAYAQKIVQAAKPLFTKNGDVAGYENFARNIGVNVDASEIDEINLSTGKQYFAKKDYKNAISYYEKYLTQNPTGEGLYQAKYELGESYYQTNNSTKALLVLQEVAGVQNDYQDDAQTRLAQIFVAQGNTAEAKKYLEGIRNSSDIGIKNYANVELMKLYADEKNFSEAEKLANAVIANSKNSAAVIETAKVIKARSLMNSGKDKDAQAAYTSLEKSSNTSVAAEAFYAKAYYQNKGKAFKSSNETIFKLANNYSSEEYWGAKALVLMAKNYIGLKDNYQASYTCDQIIANYKDFPEIVAEAKEVKKQIKK
- a CDS encoding CocE/NonD family hydrolase, with the protein product MKFKILLALIFVNLMQAQKFYFPKTAATDSAILEKQMPELALQVIAQHQSPKNKPKYTVTFLDNLFRLQIAAKDYKNSITTLSEYRKEYADHNMAGNKFLAYEIYSMAKLLEKDQKMVFSNALQSAFNTKYESLPVPLTAKIGSIINGDVNDYKNTLKKSLAKQTDKDSINYASALALCKNYVNYKTYSGIIPQTLKLLKVKEQEKFIIETKKLSLKNGNTLTVTIVRKKENTSPLPVILTNNIYAGELVDEGLGKRAAIYNYVGAIVNTRGKRDSDGINNPFEHDSEDLYEVIDWVSKQPWSNGKVGMIGGSYLGFSQWAAVKKLHPALKTIVPQVAVGIGIDYPAQNNVFMSYMMQWIRYVTNNKLADDKDFNNYTKWDSINTAWYKSGKSFRALDSISGKPNKIFQRWLDHPGYDKYWQRMIPYKNDFAKINIPVLTTTGYYDVDQIGALYYYKEHHKYNKNPDHYLVIGPYDHAGAQSFGYNYVYGYGNLLIDPVARISIDELAFSWFDYILKNGKKPELLKDKVNFQVMSTNTWKHVPSLERMHSSTLKFYLRDRKNGASVFEKPKAEEFTKQTIDFKDRNPKYLYHKVSKQDSVYVTNSVYFESEVLDKDLIISGNLSGLFNVFVNKKDFDTNTLLYQIQPDGKTFLLSTHMARASYAKDNSVRQLLQPGKKEQIPIKNSTFISKKVEKGSKLVLLAGVNRNKNWQINYGTGKDVSDETIKDSGEPLEIKWYNDSYVEIPVYQD